In the Hordeum vulgare subsp. vulgare chromosome 7H, MorexV3_pseudomolecules_assembly, whole genome shotgun sequence genome, one interval contains:
- the LOC123408047 gene encoding BTB/POZ and MATH domain-containing protein 1-like, translating to MTMTALLSALRGAGRRQITASTVAARQATGSHVLRVDGFTRVREKAANGTAVQSSRFGVGGHDWRIQCYPNGDTEMAEGHLSLYLIHEGQAKTGDATATFKISLLDKAWEPCRSGSQEEHRFDVDHGWGWNRFMRLEDLDKEKHLKDDCLSVLCDVTVDLGLRADDHTDEAAEAEELKSAPPPFDLRGVALAEALWNTQAADVMIHLGDGQKMAAHRWVLEARSPVLKADLALASTTDESITKLRVDGMNADVCKELLQFIYTDSPPRQMDQVADAVVEGLLVAADRYELEKLKVVCEDALCKMVDARSVAATLALAERYRCPKLTEVCIKFLSYPHNLKAVMASDDGFEQLKTGCPSALLELLVKNMPMPMPTHDHEQTITSTSSHIVSYSDQTKSEHRD from the coding sequence ATGACGATGACCGCGCTCCTGTCCGCCCTCCGCGGCGCTGGCCGCCGGCAGATCACCGCCTCCACCGTTGCGGCGAGGCAGGCGACGGGCTCGCATGTGTTGAGGGTCGATGGGTTCACCCGAGTCAGGGAGAAGGCGGCCAATGGCACCGCCGTGCAGTCAAGCCGGTTCGGCGTCGGCGGCCACGACTGGCGTATTCAATGCTACCCGAACGGCGACACAGAGATGGCCGAGGGCCATCTCTCCCTCTACCTCATCCACGAAGGCCAGGCCAAGACcggcgatgccacggcaacgttcaagATAAGCCTGCTCGACAAGGCCTGGGAGCCATGCCGCAGTGGAAGCCAAGAAGAACACCGCTTCGACGTGGACCATGGTTGGGGCTGGAACAGATTCATGAGACTCGAAGATCTGGACAAGGAGAAGCACCTCAAGGATGACTGCCTGTCCGTCCTCTGCGACGTTACCGTCGACCTTGGGCTGCGCGCCGACGACCACACTGATGAGGCCGCCGAGGCGGAGGAGCTCAAGTCGGCGCCACCGCCGTTTGATTTGCGCGGCGTCGCACTCGCGGAGGCTCTGTGGAACACGCAGGCGGCcgacgtgatgatccacctcggcGACGGACAGAAGATGGCAGCCCACCGGTGGGTGCTGGAGGCCCGATCCCCGGTCTTGAAGGCGGATCTCGCGCTCGCCTCGACCACCGACGAGAGCATTACCAAACTACGCGTCGATGGCATGAACGCCGACGTGTGCAAGGAGCTGCTCCAGTTCATCTACACGGACTCGCCGCCTCGGCAGATGGATCAGGTGGCCGACGCCGTGGTGGAGGGGCTCCTTGTGGCGGCGGACAGGTATGAGCTGGAGAAGCTCAAGGTCGTCTGCGAGGATGCGCTGTGCAAGATGGTTGACGCAAGGTCCGTGGCCGCTACCCTGGCGCTGGCCGAGCGTTACCGCTGCCCGAAACTGACGGAGGTGTGCATCAAGTTCCTCTCTTATCCTCATAACCTCAAGGCCGTCATGGCGTCTGACGACGGTTTCGAGCAGCTCAAGACGGGCTGCCCATCCGCCctgctggagctcctcgtgaagaACATGCCCATGCCCATGCCCACCCATGACCATGAACAAACAATTACTAGTACAAGCAGCCACATAGTTAGTTACTCCGATCAAACAAAGAGTGAGCACAGAGATtag
- the LOC123407931 gene encoding uncharacterized protein LOC123407931: MSSFSIGSSCSRGEGIRRRGAAARSPVPYREQPMDYESAVFCSHCGRKAPRWISWSVANPGRRYYACVESKHGFLQWHDGPTSPFLRVLLGDLRDRVWSLEDDVAALCGDGDASAGAGAVQEAVQERTAGVGADGVSVRMMVCGIVLFVSGLVVGMIIS; the protein is encoded by the exons ATGTCGTCCTTCTCGATTGGATCCTCCTGTTCACGCGGCGAGGGGATTCGACGGAGAGGCGCTGCAGCTAGGTCGCCGGTGCCGTATCGTGAGCAGCCGATGGATTATGAGTCTGCTGTTTTCTGCAGTCATTGCGGGAGGAAGGCGCCTAGGTGGATTTCATGGAGTGTGGCGAATCCTGGAAGGAGATATTATGCTTGCGTCGAATCTAAG CATGGTTTCCTACAATGGCACGACGGCCCAACATCTCCATTCCTACGTGTATTGTTGGGAGACCTTCGAGATAGGGTATGGAGTCTTGAGGATGATGTAGCAGCATTGTGTGGAGATGGAGATGcaagtgctggtgctggtgcagtGCAGGAGGCAGTGCAAGAGAGAACTGCAGGTGTTGGTGCTGATGGTGTTTCAGTTAGGATGATGGTTTGTGGAATTGTGCTATTTGTATCAGGTTTAGTTGTAGGGATGATCATATCCTAG